A single window of Longimicrobium sp. DNA harbors:
- a CDS encoding aminotransferase class V-fold PLP-dependent enzyme, translated as MSAVPHAELERWRSEFPILQTRTYLNSCSLGALSRRGMGYLGEYQALWNTLGASAWYELWMGRVDQLKSAVAAMWNARESEIALSPSVSGALSSIASAIDYRERNRVVVAELDFPTLVYQWLARPDVEVVRVPSDDGIGVPPERWAEYVDERTALVATSHVFYGTGYVQDLAPIARAARGAGALFLVDGYQAAGQLPVDPRSADADVYVAGPLKWLLGGPGLAFLWVREERIESLRPTMASWFGARDQFTFRVDELEFRDDAGRFSLGTPAVPTVYTALGGLEVFAEAGEQKIYTRIAALTEHLVGLCRDAGFELKTAADPARRSGIVLVKHHDAPGAVRRLAQRGIIVDYRAGYVRVSPHFYNTPAENEACVAALREG; from the coding sequence ATGAGCGCCGTCCCGCACGCGGAACTCGAGCGCTGGCGGAGCGAGTTCCCCATCCTGCAGACCCGCACCTACCTCAACTCCTGCTCGCTCGGCGCCCTGTCGCGGCGCGGGATGGGGTACCTGGGCGAGTACCAGGCGCTCTGGAACACCCTGGGCGCCAGCGCCTGGTACGAGCTGTGGATGGGCCGCGTCGACCAGCTGAAATCGGCCGTCGCCGCCATGTGGAACGCCAGGGAGAGCGAGATCGCCCTCTCCCCCAGCGTCTCCGGCGCGCTGTCGTCGATCGCCTCCGCCATCGACTATCGCGAGCGCAACCGCGTCGTCGTCGCCGAGCTGGACTTCCCCACCCTGGTGTACCAGTGGCTCGCCCGCCCCGACGTCGAGGTGGTCCGCGTCCCCAGCGACGACGGCATCGGCGTGCCGCCAGAGCGCTGGGCCGAGTACGTCGACGAGAGGACGGCGCTGGTCGCCACCAGCCACGTCTTCTACGGCACCGGCTACGTGCAGGACCTGGCGCCGATCGCCCGGGCCGCCCGCGGCGCCGGCGCCCTCTTCCTGGTCGACGGCTACCAGGCCGCCGGGCAGCTCCCCGTCGACCCCCGCTCCGCCGACGCCGACGTGTACGTGGCCGGCCCGCTCAAGTGGCTGCTGGGCGGCCCCGGCCTGGCCTTCCTCTGGGTGCGCGAGGAGCGCATCGAGAGCCTGCGCCCCACCATGGCCTCGTGGTTCGGCGCGCGCGACCAGTTCACCTTCCGCGTCGACGAGCTGGAGTTCCGCGACGACGCCGGCCGCTTCTCGCTGGGCACCCCCGCCGTCCCCACCGTCTACACGGCGCTCGGCGGGCTGGAGGTCTTCGCCGAGGCGGGTGAACAAAAAATTTACACCCGCATCGCCGCGCTCACCGAGCACCTGGTCGGCCTCTGCCGGGACGCCGGCTTCGAGCTGAAGACCGCCGCCGACCCCGCGCGCCGCTCCGGGATCGTCCTGGTGAAGCACCACGACGCCCCCGGCGCCGTGCGCCGCCTGGCCCAGCGGGGGATCATCGTGGACTACCGCGCCGGCTACGTGCGCGTCTCCCCGCACTTCTACAACACCCCCGCCGAGAACGAGGCCTGCGTCGCCGCCCTGCGCGAGGGCTGA